In Listeria monocytogenes, the following proteins share a genomic window:
- the dprA gene encoding DNA-processing protein DprA, which yields MDFKQRHTWLKIASCKSISAKKRASIWQKLTELDQYEMTTQTFAESFFPVDKRAQILMEIETAEACFFDDITLIWILDDAYPALLREIYEAPPILFCKGNIDLLQQQAIAIVGTRQMSEYGRKACVKIASELAEHKLTIISGMAIGIDTTAHRATLNKQGATIAVLGSGVNKIYPKKNELLAKEIVKEGLLLSEYLPDEEAKRWHFPERNRIISGLAIGTVIIEAAERSGSLITADIALEQNRQVFAVPGNIFIDTWRGTNYLIQEGAKLVMNANNIIEEFIQIKP from the coding sequence ATGGATTTTAAACAACGACATACATGGCTCAAAATTGCTTCTTGTAAGTCTATTTCTGCTAAAAAAAGAGCCAGCATTTGGCAAAAATTAACAGAACTTGACCAGTATGAAATGACAACACAAACATTTGCAGAATCTTTCTTTCCTGTGGATAAACGCGCACAGATTCTAATGGAGATAGAAACGGCTGAAGCGTGCTTTTTTGATGATATTACCTTGATTTGGATTTTAGATGATGCCTATCCAGCACTTTTAAGAGAGATTTATGAAGCACCGCCAATTTTATTTTGTAAAGGAAATATTGATTTATTACAACAACAAGCAATTGCCATCGTTGGTACAAGACAGATGAGTGAATATGGTAGGAAAGCTTGTGTGAAAATTGCTAGTGAACTTGCTGAGCATAAGCTGACTATCATTAGTGGGATGGCTATCGGAATCGACACTACAGCACATAGAGCCACTTTGAATAAACAAGGTGCAACGATTGCAGTGCTAGGTTCAGGTGTCAACAAAATTTATCCCAAGAAAAATGAACTTTTAGCGAAAGAAATTGTCAAAGAAGGTTTGTTATTAAGTGAGTATTTACCCGATGAAGAAGCGAAAAGATGGCATTTTCCAGAAAGAAATCGAATCATTAGCGGCTTGGCGATAGGGACAGTAATAATAGAAGCCGCCGAAAGAAGCGGTTCCTTGATTACTGCTGATATAGCCTTAGAACAAAACAGACAAGTTTTTGCCGTTCCAGGAAATATTTTCATCGATACATGGCGGGGGACGAATTATTTAATTCAAGAAGGTGCCAAGTTAGTTATGAATGCGAACAATATAATAGAAGAATTTATTCAAATTAAGCCATAA
- the topA gene encoding type I DNA topoisomerase, producing the protein MADYLVIVESPAKAKTIEKYLGKKFKVKASMGHVRDLPKSQMGVDTEHDYEPRYITIRGKGPVLKELKQAAKKAKKVYLAADPDREGEAIAWHLANSLELDQSDKLRVVFNEITKEAVKESFKTPRKIDMDLVNAQQARRILDRLVGYNISPILWKKVKKGLSAGRVQSIALRIIIDREKEINNFKPEEYWTIDGNFLKGKKKFQANFYGVNGKKKKLSTADDVKEVMSAIKGKSFDVTDVTKKERLRNPAAPFTTSSLQQEAARKLNYRTRKTMMLAQQLYEGITLGKQGTVGLITYMRTDSTRIADSAILEASNYIKETYGPEFSRNHKRSDKNAKGAQDAHEAIRPTSAMRSPQEVKEYLTRDQLRLYRLIWERFIASQMTPAVLDTMRVDLDNNGVNFRANGSKIKFHGFMKVYVESNDDNTEEKENILPDLKKGDKVQSESLEQRQHFTQPPPRYTEARLVKTLEEIGIGRPSTYSPTLDTIQRRNYVSLTNKRFIPTELGEIVNEMIEDYFPEILDVKFTANMESELDEVEHGEVEWVKVIDEFYKRFEPNVIKADAEMEKIEIKDEPAGIDCDLCGAPMVYKMGKYGKFLACSRFPDCRNTKAIVKEIGVTCPKCEKGHVIERKSKKKRIFYGCDRYPDCDYVSWDKPVERACPKCEKRALVEKKLKKGVQVQCTNCDYKESTQQ; encoded by the coding sequence ATGGCAGATTATTTAGTGATTGTAGAGTCACCTGCAAAAGCAAAAACAATTGAAAAGTATTTAGGTAAGAAATTTAAAGTGAAAGCCTCAATGGGACATGTTCGTGACTTACCTAAGAGTCAAATGGGTGTAGACACAGAGCATGACTATGAACCTCGTTATATTACGATTCGCGGAAAAGGCCCTGTTTTAAAAGAATTAAAACAAGCAGCCAAAAAAGCGAAAAAAGTCTATCTCGCGGCCGATCCAGACCGCGAAGGAGAAGCAATTGCATGGCACTTAGCCAATAGTTTAGAGTTAGATCAATCAGACAAACTACGTGTAGTATTTAACGAAATAACGAAGGAAGCAGTAAAAGAATCTTTCAAAACACCACGTAAAATTGACATGGATTTAGTCAATGCGCAACAAGCACGCAGAATTTTGGACCGTTTAGTTGGATATAATATCAGTCCTATTCTATGGAAAAAAGTGAAGAAAGGTTTGAGTGCGGGGCGTGTTCAGTCTATCGCACTTCGAATTATTATTGATAGAGAAAAAGAAATCAATAATTTCAAACCTGAAGAATACTGGACAATTGACGGTAACTTCCTTAAAGGGAAGAAAAAATTCCAAGCCAATTTTTATGGTGTAAATGGTAAAAAGAAAAAGCTTTCCACTGCAGATGATGTAAAAGAAGTAATGTCTGCAATCAAAGGGAAATCATTTGACGTAACAGATGTAACGAAAAAAGAAAGACTTAGAAATCCAGCTGCACCATTTACGACTTCAAGTTTGCAACAAGAAGCAGCTCGAAAACTAAATTATCGTACAAGAAAAACAATGATGCTTGCCCAACAATTATATGAAGGAATTACACTTGGTAAACAAGGGACAGTCGGCTTAATTACGTATATGCGTACAGACTCCACTCGTATTGCTGATTCCGCTATACTTGAAGCAAGCAATTACATTAAAGAAACTTATGGACCTGAATTTTCTCGTAATCATAAACGTTCAGATAAAAATGCTAAAGGTGCTCAAGATGCCCATGAAGCAATCAGACCTACAAGTGCAATGAGAAGTCCTCAAGAAGTAAAAGAATATTTAACACGGGACCAACTTCGCCTATATCGTTTGATTTGGGAAAGATTTATTGCGAGCCAAATGACGCCAGCAGTTCTAGATACAATGCGTGTTGACTTAGATAACAACGGCGTGAACTTCAGAGCAAATGGCTCTAAAATTAAATTTCACGGCTTCATGAAAGTCTATGTAGAAAGTAACGATGATAATACGGAAGAAAAAGAAAATATCTTACCAGATTTGAAAAAAGGAGATAAGGTACAGTCCGAATCGCTCGAACAGCGTCAACATTTCACGCAGCCACCTCCACGTTACACAGAAGCTAGATTAGTAAAAACGCTCGAAGAAATTGGTATTGGTCGACCATCGACTTATTCGCCGACACTCGACACAATTCAGCGCAGAAATTATGTTTCTTTAACGAATAAACGCTTTATTCCAACTGAATTAGGCGAAATCGTTAATGAAATGATTGAAGACTATTTCCCAGAAATTTTAGATGTGAAATTCACTGCCAACATGGAAAGTGAGCTCGATGAAGTAGAGCACGGAGAAGTTGAATGGGTGAAAGTCATTGATGAATTTTATAAACGATTTGAACCAAATGTAATAAAAGCAGATGCAGAAATGGAAAAAATCGAGATTAAAGATGAACCAGCTGGTATTGACTGTGATCTTTGTGGAGCTCCAATGGTATACAAAATGGGTAAATACGGTAAGTTCCTAGCTTGTAGCAGATTTCCTGATTGTCGTAATACGAAAGCAATCGTGAAAGAAATCGGTGTTACGTGTCCTAAATGTGAGAAAGGACATGTAATAGAAAGAAAAAGTAAGAAAAAACGTATTTTCTACGGTTGTGATCGTTATCCAGATTGTGACTATGTATCATGGGATAAACCAGTCGAACGGGCTTGTCCGAAATGTGAGAAACGAGCACTAGTCGAGAAGAAATTGAAAAAAGGTGTACAAGTACAATGTACAAATTGTGATTACAAAGAATCAACCCAACAATAA
- the trmFO gene encoding FADH(2)-oxidizing methylenetetrahydrofolate--tRNA-(uracil(54)-C(5))-methyltransferase TrmFO, which translates to MEKSVNVIGAGLAGSEAAWQLVKRGVKVDLYEMRPVKQTPAHHTDKFAELVCTNSLRANGLTNAVGVIKEEMRILDSIIIEAADKASVPAGGALAVDRHEFSGYITDKVKNHPLVTVHTEEVTTIPEGPTIIATGPLTSPALADEIKQLTGEEYLYFYDAAAPIIEKDSIDMDKVYLKSRYDKGEAAYLNCPMSEEEFNAFYEALVTAETAALKEFEKEVFFEGCMPIEVMAKRGIKTMLFGPLKPVGLEDPKTGKRPYAVLQLRQDDAAGTLYNMVGFQTHLKWGEQKRVFGMIPGLENAEIVRYGVMHRNTFINSPTVLEPTYQLKTRNDLFFAGQMTGVEGYVESAASGLAAGINAANFVEEKELVVFPAETAIGSLAHYITSASKKSFQPMNVNFGLFPELETKIRAKQERNEKLAERALNAIKRVAEQL; encoded by the coding sequence ATGGAAAAGAGTGTTAATGTAATTGGAGCAGGTTTAGCAGGAAGTGAAGCAGCATGGCAGTTAGTAAAACGTGGGGTAAAGGTGGATTTATACGAAATGAGACCGGTAAAACAAACACCGGCGCATCATACAGATAAATTTGCAGAACTAGTATGTACGAATTCCTTGCGTGCTAATGGTCTAACGAATGCTGTAGGAGTTATTAAAGAAGAAATGCGGATACTTGATTCTATTATCATTGAAGCCGCTGACAAAGCGTCTGTACCAGCTGGAGGGGCACTTGCGGTTGATCGACATGAATTTTCTGGTTATATTACAGACAAGGTGAAAAATCATCCACTCGTAACAGTGCATACAGAAGAAGTAACTACTATTCCAGAAGGCCCAACCATTATTGCGACTGGTCCACTTACAAGTCCTGCGCTTGCAGATGAAATTAAACAATTAACAGGAGAAGAGTATCTTTACTTTTATGATGCAGCAGCACCAATAATTGAAAAAGATAGCATTGATATGGATAAAGTTTATTTGAAATCCCGCTATGATAAAGGAGAAGCTGCCTACTTAAACTGCCCGATGTCAGAAGAAGAATTCAATGCTTTTTATGAAGCATTAGTAACAGCTGAAACTGCCGCTTTAAAAGAATTTGAAAAAGAAGTATTTTTCGAAGGATGTATGCCAATCGAAGTAATGGCAAAACGCGGAATTAAAACGATGTTATTTGGTCCGTTAAAGCCAGTTGGTTTGGAAGATCCAAAAACTGGAAAAAGACCTTATGCTGTGTTGCAACTTAGACAAGATGATGCAGCGGGAACACTTTACAACATGGTAGGCTTCCAAACGCACCTTAAATGGGGCGAACAAAAACGTGTTTTCGGAATGATTCCAGGACTTGAAAATGCTGAAATCGTACGTTATGGTGTCATGCACCGCAACACATTTATTAACTCGCCAACTGTACTTGAACCAACTTACCAACTGAAAACACGCAATGATTTATTCTTTGCTGGACAAATGACAGGTGTGGAGGGATATGTTGAATCCGCGGCTAGTGGACTTGCGGCGGGGATTAATGCGGCCAATTTTGTAGAGGAAAAAGAACTAGTGGTTTTCCCGGCAGAAACGGCGATTGGTAGCCTAGCTCATTACATTACAAGTGCTAGCAAAAAATCATTCCAACCAATGAATGTCAATTTCGGGCTTTTCCCAGAGCTTGAAACGAAAATTCGCGCAAAACAAGAGCGTAATGAAAAATTGGCTGAAAGAGCGCTAAATGCAATAAAAAGGGTTGCAGAACAACTATAA
- the xerC gene encoding tyrosine recombinase XerC, translating to MTQEGKLEQQFLDYLHSERNYSVNTSTAYENDLLDFRRFLNEQAIETYQQVTFLDVRIYLTELKQKSFSRTTVARKISSLRSFYTFLLRENVIAENPFTYVSHAKNQLRLPKFFYSEEMEALFQVVYEDNETLTLRDRVLLEVLYGTGIRVSECAGILLPDLDTSYQAILIRGKGNKERYVPFGVYAEDAITDYLPKRTELMTRYKKSHDALLVNHYGDPLTTRGIRYCLTKIISKASLTRKIHPHMLRHTFATDLLNNGADMRTVQELLGHASLASTQIYTHVTKEHLKSTYMKHHPRA from the coding sequence ATGACACAAGAGGGGAAGTTAGAGCAACAGTTTCTTGACTATCTTCACTCAGAACGCAACTATTCAGTGAACACTAGTACGGCATATGAAAATGATTTACTCGATTTTCGCCGCTTTCTAAATGAGCAAGCCATCGAGACGTATCAGCAAGTTACTTTTCTAGATGTGCGGATTTATTTGACAGAATTAAAGCAAAAATCTTTTTCTCGAACAACTGTCGCTAGGAAAATTTCGAGTTTACGGAGTTTTTACACTTTTCTTTTAAGAGAGAATGTTATTGCTGAAAATCCGTTTACTTATGTATCACATGCGAAAAATCAGTTAAGGCTTCCCAAATTTTTCTATTCAGAAGAAATGGAAGCTTTGTTTCAAGTGGTTTATGAAGATAATGAAACGCTTACACTGCGAGACCGGGTGCTTTTGGAGGTATTATATGGTACGGGAATTCGGGTAAGTGAATGTGCCGGGATACTGTTGCCTGACTTAGATACATCTTATCAAGCAATTCTTATTCGCGGAAAAGGGAATAAAGAACGCTATGTGCCATTCGGTGTTTATGCGGAAGATGCGATTACCGATTATTTGCCTAAGCGCACCGAACTGATGACCCGCTATAAAAAGTCGCATGACGCTTTACTTGTCAATCATTACGGTGATCCTTTAACGACAAGGGGTATTAGGTATTGTTTAACGAAAATAATTAGCAAAGCTTCATTAACTCGAAAGATACATCCGCATATGTTACGCCACACCTTCGCAACAGACTTACTTAATAACGGGGCGGATATGCGAACTGTACAGGAGTTGCTTGGACATGCTAGCTTAGCATCCACCCAGATCTATACGCACGTGACAAAAGAGCATTTAAAGTCTACTTATATGAAACATCATCCTAGGGCTTAA
- the hslV gene encoding ATP-dependent protease subunit HslV, with protein MELHATTIFAVQHDGKAAMAGDGQVTLGESVVMKHTAKKVRRLFHDKVIAGFAGSVADAFTLFEKFEAKLNEYNGNLERASVELAQQWRSDSVLRKLEAMLIVMDKDTLLLVSGTGEVIEPDDGILAIGSGGNYALAAGRALKRHNGGQMEAKDIARHALEIASEICVFTNDHITVEEL; from the coding sequence ATGGAATTACATGCTACAACGATATTTGCAGTTCAACATGACGGTAAAGCGGCGATGGCTGGAGACGGTCAAGTGACGCTTGGTGAATCGGTCGTAATGAAACATACCGCCAAAAAAGTTCGCCGTCTTTTTCATGATAAAGTAATTGCAGGGTTTGCAGGTTCTGTTGCAGATGCTTTTACATTATTTGAAAAATTTGAAGCAAAATTGAATGAATATAATGGTAACTTAGAAAGAGCATCTGTCGAACTAGCGCAACAATGGCGCAGTGATAGTGTTTTAAGAAAATTAGAAGCTATGCTAATCGTGATGGACAAAGATACACTACTTTTAGTTTCAGGAACAGGGGAAGTTATTGAACCAGATGATGGTATTCTAGCTATCGGTTCTGGAGGTAATTATGCGCTAGCCGCTGGGCGAGCACTTAAAAGACATAATGGTGGTCAAATGGAAGCAAAGGATATCGCTCGTCATGCGCTAGAAATCGCTTCTGAAATTTGTGTGTTTACAAATGATCATATTACAGTAGAAGAGCTTTGA
- the hslU gene encoding ATP-dependent protease ATPase subunit HslU, with amino-acid sequence MTNLTLMNQLTPKQIVEKLDQYIIGQTGAKKSVAVALRNRYRRQLMDESIRDEIIPKNILMIGPTGVGKTEIARRIAKIVRAPFSKVEATKFTEVGYVGRDVESMVRDLVEVSVRLVKEEKMQLVRVKAEKNAEKRLIKLLAPSQKKKQTTSQNPLEALFGGMNQPDESAEEEVDQELKNKRSQIEWRLQNGELDDEIVTVEVKEQQNPMLDMMRGAGMDQMNGMQDALSGMFPAKKKKRKVTVREAKKILFEDEASKLIDADELAAEGIHRAEQMGMIFIDEIDKIASKEGGGNAQVSREGVQRDILPIVEGSQISTKYGTVNTEYILFIAAGAFHMSKPSDLIPELQGRFPIRIELDKLTQEDFYKILTEPDNALIKQYKALLKTEGIDLIFTKEAVERIAEIAFQVNQDSDNIGARRLHTILEKLLEDLLFEAPEINMESIKVTENYVNEKLAPIMQNKDLTQFIL; translated from the coding sequence TTGACAAATCTAACGTTAATGAACCAGTTGACACCAAAGCAAATTGTTGAAAAACTGGATCAATATATTATTGGACAAACCGGAGCGAAGAAATCAGTTGCAGTAGCACTAAGAAATCGTTACCGTAGACAATTAATGGATGAATCAATCCGTGATGAAATTATTCCGAAAAACATTCTGATGATTGGACCAACAGGTGTTGGTAAAACGGAAATAGCACGTCGAATTGCCAAAATTGTTCGTGCTCCTTTTTCCAAAGTAGAGGCTACTAAATTCACGGAAGTTGGCTATGTCGGTCGCGATGTGGAATCAATGGTTCGTGACTTAGTGGAAGTATCCGTTCGTTTAGTAAAAGAAGAAAAGATGCAATTAGTTCGTGTGAAAGCTGAAAAAAATGCAGAAAAACGCCTAATTAAACTTTTAGCGCCAAGCCAAAAGAAAAAACAAACAACATCGCAAAATCCATTAGAAGCCCTTTTTGGCGGCATGAATCAACCGGATGAATCTGCTGAGGAAGAAGTAGATCAAGAATTAAAGAACAAACGAAGCCAAATCGAATGGCGCCTTCAAAATGGTGAGCTTGATGATGAAATAGTAACAGTAGAAGTGAAAGAACAACAAAACCCAATGCTCGATATGATGCGCGGGGCTGGAATGGATCAAATGAACGGAATGCAAGATGCGCTTTCCGGCATGTTCCCAGCGAAAAAGAAAAAACGCAAAGTAACTGTCCGAGAAGCGAAGAAAATTCTGTTTGAAGATGAAGCATCTAAACTAATTGACGCAGATGAACTTGCTGCGGAAGGAATTCATCGTGCGGAACAAATGGGTATGATTTTTATCGACGAAATTGATAAAATTGCTAGTAAAGAAGGCGGTGGAAATGCGCAAGTTTCGCGGGAAGGCGTCCAAAGAGACATTCTTCCAATCGTGGAGGGGTCGCAAATTTCTACTAAATATGGTACAGTCAACACGGAGTACATTTTATTTATCGCAGCAGGGGCTTTCCATATGTCTAAACCAAGCGATTTAATTCCAGAGCTTCAAGGTCGTTTCCCAATTAGAATTGAACTGGACAAGTTAACGCAAGAAGATTTCTACAAAATCTTAACAGAACCAGACAATGCACTAATTAAACAGTACAAAGCTTTACTGAAAACAGAAGGAATTGACTTGATTTTCACCAAAGAAGCGGTAGAAAGAATTGCTGAGATTGCATTCCAAGTTAATCAAGATTCAGATAATATCGGAGCAAGAAGACTTCATACCATTTTAGAAAAATTACTAGAAGATTTACTATTTGAAGCACCAGAAATCAATATGGAATCTATAAAAGTAACCGAAAACTATGTTAATGAAAAACTTGCACCAATTATGCAGAATAAAGATTTAACACAATTTATTTTATAA
- the codY gene encoding GTP-sensing pleiotropic transcriptional regulator CodY, with product MTLLEKTRKINAMLQNAAGKTVNFKEMADTLTDVIEANTYIVSRKGKLLGYSEALPIENDRMKQMLTERQFPEEYTQSLFNVGETSSNLEVSSQYTAFPIENSELFTKGLTTIVPIVGGGERLGTLILSRLESNFTDDDLLLAEYGGTVVGMEILHEKAEEIEEEARSRAVVQMAISSLSYSELEAIEHIFDELNGKEGLLVASKIADRVGITRSVIVNALRKLESAGVIDSRSLGMKGTFIRVLNDKFLVELEKLKNN from the coding sequence ATGACTTTATTAGAAAAAACAAGAAAAATTAATGCTATGTTACAAAACGCTGCAGGAAAAACAGTAAACTTCAAAGAAATGGCAGATACACTTACAGACGTCATTGAAGCAAACACATATATCGTAAGCCGTAAAGGTAAATTACTTGGCTATTCTGAAGCACTTCCAATCGAAAATGATCGTATGAAACAAATGCTAACTGAACGCCAATTTCCAGAAGAATATACGCAAAGTCTTTTCAATGTAGGCGAAACTTCTTCTAACTTAGAAGTATCAAGCCAGTATACTGCTTTCCCAATCGAAAACAGTGAATTATTCACAAAAGGTTTAACAACTATCGTACCTATCGTTGGTGGTGGTGAGCGTCTTGGAACACTTATCCTATCTCGCTTAGAAAGCAATTTCACTGATGATGATTTACTTTTAGCGGAATATGGTGGAACAGTTGTTGGAATGGAAATCTTGCATGAAAAAGCAGAAGAAATTGAAGAAGAAGCTCGTAGCCGTGCTGTTGTACAAATGGCGATTAGCTCTCTTTCTTACAGTGAATTAGAAGCTATTGAGCATATTTTCGATGAGTTGAATGGTAAAGAAGGTCTTCTTGTTGCCTCTAAAATCGCGGACCGTGTCGGCATTACACGTTCTGTAATCGTAAACGCACTTCGTAAATTAGAAAGTGCAGGCGTTATTGATTCTCGTTCACTAGGAATGAAAGGTACATTTATCCGTGTCCTAAATGATAAATTCCTTGTAGAACTAGAAAAATTGAAAAACAACTAA
- a CDS encoding thioesterase family protein has translation MEIAETTIEVRYAETDQMGVVYHNNYLVWMEIGRTRLIEKLGFRYFDMEEAGYLSPVLDVHIHYGKPLRYGQKAVVKTWIKGYDGLRVTYGYEICYEETKEIAITGETQHVCVTKEDFRPVSLRRTFPNWHEAYLKALE, from the coding sequence ATGGAAATTGCTGAAACAACTATTGAAGTACGCTACGCAGAAACCGACCAAATGGGTGTTGTATATCATAACAATTACCTTGTATGGATGGAAATCGGCCGAACGAGATTAATTGAAAAATTAGGTTTTCGTTATTTTGATATGGAAGAAGCAGGTTATCTTTCTCCGGTATTAGATGTGCATATTCATTACGGAAAACCACTGCGTTACGGACAGAAGGCAGTTGTAAAAACATGGATAAAAGGGTATGATGGACTTCGTGTTACTTATGGTTATGAGATTTGCTATGAAGAGACGAAGGAAATAGCCATTACAGGTGAAACACAACATGTATGCGTAACGAAAGAGGATTTTCGCCCTGTATCGTTAAGAAGAACATTTCCGAATTGGCATGAAGCCTATCTAAAAGCTTTAGAATAA
- a CDS encoding aldose 1-epimerase family protein encodes MIKLENEVLLVEMKTAGAELTRIFHKDTGLEYLWNADSKFWGRHSPVLFPTVGRLVDDTYLVDGKQYHLGQHGFARDRDFQVIEQTENTVRFELDADEDSLAIYPYKFKLSIIYTIEKNTVAVSYEVENTDNKRIYFSIGAHPAFHLPLTDGTTFEDYYLDFGTEENLETLCLEGPYRSGEIKKIIDEPARYLPLSYDLFKNDALIFEALKQKEMTIKSDKTPHFVKVSFPEFPFVGVWTAKPGTPFLCIEPWYGIADGAGESVELRDKAGIEHLEPEAVFASEYEITVG; translated from the coding sequence ATGATCAAACTGGAAAATGAAGTATTACTTGTAGAAATGAAAACAGCAGGAGCAGAATTAACGCGAATCTTCCACAAAGATACAGGACTTGAGTATTTATGGAATGCTGATAGCAAGTTTTGGGGACGTCATTCGCCTGTTCTATTTCCAACAGTTGGAAGACTTGTAGATGATACTTACTTAGTTGATGGCAAGCAGTACCACTTAGGACAACATGGTTTTGCTCGAGACCGTGATTTTCAAGTAATCGAACAAACCGAAAACACTGTACGCTTTGAACTAGATGCGGATGAAGATTCTTTAGCAATTTATCCTTACAAATTTAAACTATCTATCATATATACGATAGAAAAAAATACGGTAGCTGTGTCTTATGAAGTTGAAAATACCGATAACAAGCGGATTTATTTCTCTATTGGCGCACATCCGGCCTTTCATTTACCATTAACGGATGGGACGACATTTGAAGATTATTATTTAGATTTCGGAACAGAAGAGAATTTAGAAACACTTTGTTTAGAAGGGCCATACCGTAGTGGCGAAATTAAAAAAATTATCGATGAACCAGCACGATACTTACCACTGAGCTATGATTTATTTAAAAATGATGCACTTATTTTTGAAGCACTAAAACAAAAAGAAATGACCATCAAATCAGATAAAACACCTCATTTTGTAAAAGTATCTTTCCCAGAATTCCCATTTGTAGGTGTTTGGACGGCAAAACCAGGGACCCCTTTCTTATGTATTGAACCGTGGTACGGAATTGCAGATGGTGCTGGAGAATCTGTTGAACTGCGAGATAAAGCGGGGATAGAGCATTTAGAGCCAGAAGCTGTCTTTGCTTCCGAATATGAAATTACAGTAGGTTAA
- the plsY gene encoding glycerol-3-phosphate 1-O-acyltransferase PlsY gives MTINLILLSLLAYVIGSIPSGLWIGKIFYKKDIRDFGSGNLGATNSFRVLGIKAGSIVTVMDILKGTVATLLPFFFQLNVDHHFWLLTGAFAIIGHSFPLFAGFRGGKAVATSAGVILAYAPLLFVAALVVFLVTLKLSKYVSLSSMIGALAALIISLFMGDWILIILVACIALFVIWRHRANITRIRNGEEPKIKWM, from the coding sequence ATGACAATTAATTTAATTCTGCTTTCTTTATTAGCCTATGTGATTGGTTCGATACCATCTGGTTTATGGATTGGCAAAATTTTTTACAAAAAAGATATTCGCGATTTTGGTAGCGGTAATTTAGGCGCGACGAATTCATTCCGAGTTCTCGGAATCAAAGCCGGTAGCATCGTGACAGTGATGGATATTTTAAAAGGGACTGTCGCAACGTTACTTCCGTTTTTCTTTCAATTGAATGTAGATCATCATTTCTGGTTGCTAACTGGAGCATTTGCTATTATCGGGCATAGTTTCCCACTTTTCGCAGGATTTAGAGGCGGAAAAGCAGTTGCTACTTCTGCAGGTGTCATCCTTGCCTATGCGCCATTACTCTTTGTAGCCGCACTTGTAGTCTTCTTAGTTACACTTAAACTCAGCAAATATGTATCGCTCAGCTCGATGATTGGAGCACTTGCAGCGTTAATTATTTCTCTTTTCATGGGAGACTGGATTTTAATTATTCTTGTTGCTTGTATCGCACTCTTTGTCATCTGGCGTCACCGAGCAAATATCACTCGGATTCGTAACGGCGAAGAACCCAAAATAAAATGGATGTAA
- a CDS encoding CoA-binding protein has product MQNPTKEEIQQILKKAKVIAVVGLSDKPDRTSYRVSQIMQQAGYKIIPVNPNADEILGEKAVKRLTDIEEHVDIVNVFRRSEFLPEIAEAFDQIDADVFWAQLGIANQEAFDFLTEKGYPTVMDYCIKVAYQEMD; this is encoded by the coding sequence ATGCAAAATCCAACAAAAGAAGAAATCCAGCAGATCTTAAAGAAGGCAAAAGTAATCGCAGTCGTTGGTTTGAGTGATAAACCAGACCGCACAAGCTACCGAGTGAGTCAGATAATGCAACAAGCAGGGTACAAAATTATACCAGTGAACCCTAATGCAGACGAAATTCTTGGCGAAAAAGCCGTCAAGCGTTTAACGGATATCGAGGAACATGTGGATATTGTTAATGTCTTTCGTCGCTCAGAGTTTTTACCTGAAATAGCGGAGGCTTTTGACCAAATAGATGCAGATGTATTTTGGGCACAGCTTGGCATAGCTAATCAGGAAGCATTTGATTTTTTGACAGAAAAAGGATATCCTACTGTCATGGATTATTGCATTAAGGTTGCTTATCAAGAAATGGATTAA